Genomic DNA from Niabella ginsenosidivorans:
GCGCTGCACCTTCTTTATTGAACATTTCCTGATCCTCATCGCCCTTCACCTGCGCCGAGGCTGTCAATAATCCGATACAACAAAAAACAAATACCGCTATCTTTTTCATTCTTCCATCCATATTAAAGGGTTGCGTACCGGCAAATTGCGGATCACTTCTTCCACATCAGGGAAATGTTTCAGTTTTACCCAGGTATTTAACCATTGCCGATTCTTATACGCAGCTGCCCCAAAGATCAGGGACGGCTGTGCCACCGGCCATTCTTCCCAGTACATCACATCTTTTCTGAACGGCCATTTTGATTTATCCCGGATATAGGGATACATATATGCAATCCCTTTTTTTACGGAGCGCCCATCCGGTGTCTGATACTCCCAAAGATCCTCTTCTTTCGTAGACAGGATCTGGCAGAGCGTTGCCATAGCGTCCAGGTTGAACAAGGAATAGCCGTAAGGTTTCGTCCTTGCCAGCTCTTTGGGAAAACCGCCATCAGCGGCCATCTGAGCCGGCAGTAAAACGGTTTTATACCGGTTGCTGCAAAAATCCATTAATTTCTGATTCCCTGTAAATTTTGCAAAACAGGCTACCTGCATCGCCCAGCAGGTACCATGGTTATTGGCAGCATTCATTTCATCTTTACCGTATTGATGAGTGGTGACCCATTGCAGGTACTGTGCAAACCAGTTTTTGATCTGTTGTAATGCCTGCTGATCCATTGCCGGTGCTGACTGCATAATGTATAAACCCTGCGCTACTTCCATTAACTGGATCGCATCAATAATACCAATGCCCCGCCCCGTGGCCCGGCCCTTGATCGCCTGCGCATAGAGCAGGTTGGGATGCATCAGCGTAGCCGTATCCACAAACCAGGCGCAGGCATGCTCCATAGCCTTCTTTACGTATATCTCTTTTTTTGTGATCCGCCAGGCAGCAGCAAGCGTGCCCACAATACGGCTGAAACGGATCATGGCCTGCCGGTGCGCTACAAAATTATCCGGGTTGCTCATTCCGTCTTTTTGAATATACGGACTATCCACGCTTACAGGGTTGGGCCACCAGTAATCGCCTTCGCTGTAAAAATCGTGCCTACCACCAGCGCTGCGCAAACAATGGGAAGCAGTAACGGTAACCGGTGGTTCCCGCAACGCTTTCTCTGCTTCCGCAAGCACCGTTTTACCCAACACTTTTACGGCTGTTTTATAAGCAGCCGGCTGTCCTGTGGCGCTTTCCTGTGCCACCGCGCTAACCGTCATTAAAAGCAACGCTATTGTTATTACTGACTTCATCGGCTATTTGTTATCCGTCATAAAACGGAAGGTTATTTTATTATACGATTGTACTGCTTTGTTATGGGGCGCTTCTACCATTCCCTTTAGCTGCCCGTTGGCCTCTTTTGCTACAGTTACGGTGCGCCAGTCAAAGCGCCCTTTTTCGTAATCCATCGTTACGCCATCATCATCATACAATTTATAAGAACCCGGTTTTGTTCCATACACCCGAATTTCCAGGTCAACCTGCTCCCCTTTCTTTGGTGCATGCAGCATAGGCGCCATCATAGGAATGATGGCCCCGTCTTTTACATAAACGGGAATTTTTTCAATTCCCGGTGTTGCCGTAATGACTTCCCCGTTACCGGCATAGGCACCGGTATAGAAGTCGTACCAGTTTCCTTTTGGCAAAATGACCTTACGGTTCTGCTGACCGGCAAACAAAGGTGCTACCAGCAAATATTCACCCGCCATATACTGGTCTTTTACTTCTTTTGAAACAGCTTCCAGATAAGGATTTTCTTCCAGGTTAGCTTTAACCGAACC
This window encodes:
- a CDS encoding alginate lyase family protein; translated protein: MKSVITIALLLMTVSAVAQESATGQPAAYKTAVKVLGKTVLAEAEKALREPPVTVTASHCLRSAGGRHDFYSEGDYWWPNPVSVDSPYIQKDGMSNPDNFVAHRQAMIRFSRIVGTLAAAWRITKKEIYVKKAMEHACAWFVDTATLMHPNLLYAQAIKGRATGRGIGIIDAIQLMEVAQGLYIMQSAPAMDQQALQQIKNWFAQYLQWVTTHQYGKDEMNAANNHGTCWAMQVACFAKFTGNQKLMDFCSNRYKTVLLPAQMAADGGFPKELARTKPYGYSLFNLDAMATLCQILSTKEEDLWEYQTPDGRSVKKGIAYMYPYIRDKSKWPFRKDVMYWEEWPVAQPSLIFGAAAYKNRQWLNTWVKLKHFPDVEEVIRNLPVRNPLIWMEE